One genomic window of Mucilaginibacter sp. SJ includes the following:
- a CDS encoding TerC family protein → MEFLHYLLGPDLKAGLLIVLNLIVIESLLSVDNAAVLATMVLDLPPHQRKKALRYGIIGAYVLRGVCLFLAAWLVSVWWLKPLGGLYLIYLSFNYFKGKLKKADSDTQEETVDKNKNWLYRSTVGLIGNLWATIALVELMDLAFSIDNVFAAVAFTDHKMLIYIGVFIGILAMRFVAQAFVRLMEKFTFLETVAFIVIGVLGIKLASSLFVHLYPEAGFSKLMEGESADIFTSVFTVALFIIPVLTSLLFNFPKRHTIEPKVAEAAEDVLDKQ, encoded by the coding sequence ATGGAGTTTTTACATTACCTGCTTGGCCCCGACCTTAAGGCCGGCCTATTGATTGTCCTAAACCTGATTGTTATTGAGAGCCTGCTCTCCGTTGATAATGCCGCCGTACTGGCAACCATGGTACTTGACCTGCCCCCGCATCAGCGGAAAAAAGCATTACGTTATGGTATTATAGGGGCATATGTTTTACGGGGTGTTTGTTTGTTTTTAGCGGCATGGCTGGTATCTGTTTGGTGGCTGAAACCACTTGGAGGCCTTTATCTGATATACCTGAGTTTCAATTATTTTAAAGGCAAACTAAAAAAGGCCGACAGCGATACTCAAGAAGAAACGGTTGATAAAAACAAAAACTGGCTTTACCGTTCAACCGTTGGTTTGATAGGTAATTTGTGGGCAACCATAGCTTTAGTGGAGCTGATGGACCTTGCCTTCTCCATTGATAACGTTTTTGCAGCTGTTGCATTTACCGACCATAAGATGTTAATTTATATTGGCGTGTTTATCGGGATCCTGGCTATGCGATTTGTTGCCCAGGCTTTTGTAAGACTGATGGAAAAATTCACTTTCCTGGAAACTGTAGCTTTTATCGTGATTGGCGTACTGGGGATTAAACTGGCCTCATCGTTATTCGTACACCTTTATCCGGAAGCGGGATTTTCAAAATTGATGGAAGGAGAAAGCGCTGATATTTTCACTTCGGTGTTTACTGTAGCCTTATTTATCATTCCGGTATTAACGTCACTGCTGTTCAACTTTCCTAAAAGGCATACCATTGAACCCAAAGTAGCTGAAGCTGCAGAGGATGTGCTGGATAAACAGTAG
- a CDS encoding phosphatidylglycerophosphatase A family protein: MFLNKTIASIFGIGFLKGGGTYAAIVTCGFIWLLWQSPALQNPWYLLAITIFVTALGVFVGNKVESDWGEDSSRVVIDEVAGMLIAMLFIPPNFYFLLAGLVLFRFFDIVKPLGVRKMEDLGGGLGVMMDDVLAGVYSNILLWIGYFVWVKFGAH; this comes from the coding sequence ATGTTCTTAAATAAAACAATAGCTTCCATTTTCGGCATTGGTTTTTTAAAAGGCGGGGGTACCTACGCCGCTATAGTTACCTGCGGTTTTATCTGGCTGTTGTGGCAGAGTCCGGCATTGCAAAACCCATGGTACCTGCTGGCTATTACCATATTTGTTACCGCGCTTGGCGTATTTGTAGGAAATAAGGTTGAATCCGACTGGGGCGAAGACAGCTCGCGTGTGGTAATTGATGAGGTTGCCGGAATGCTTATAGCTATGCTTTTTATCCCGCCTAATTTTTACTTCCTTTTAGCGGGACTGGTATTGTTTCGTTTTTTTGATATTGTGAAACCGCTTGGCGTACGCAAAATGGAAGATCTTGGCGGCGGTTTGGGTGTAATGATGGATGATGTGCTGGCTGGTGTTTATTCCAATATCCTGCTTTGGATAGGATATTTTGTGTGGGTGAAGTTTGGAGCACATTAA